The window CAGCGTCGCGGCCCAGTCAATGCGCAACCTTGAAATCAGCTTCGACCACTCCCGGATCGACTTCCGGGCGACGTCCGACCAGTTGATGGCCAGCTATTGGGGAAGCGCGCGCAGCGACGAGATGCATCACCGCGCCTTCGCCAACTCGCTATGCGCAGGCGCCTATATGGACGGCGAGCAGGTAGGTTTTGCCCGCGCGATCACCGACTACACGGTGTTTGCCTATATTGCCGACGTCATCATCTGGCCGGAGCATCGCGGGCGGGGCATCGGCAAGCGTCTGGTGCAGGCGCTCATCG is drawn from Mesorhizobium sp. B1-1-8 and contains these coding sequences:
- a CDS encoding GNAT family N-acetyltransferase, producing MRNLEISFDHSRIDFRATSDQLMASYWGSARSDEMHHRAFANSLCAGAYMDGEQVGFARAITDYTVFAYIADVIIWPEHRGRGIGKRLVQALIDHPEVRTVSHWSLSTSDAHSLYEKFGFKTSTDGRYMRLEREP